From Vespula vulgaris chromosome 18, iyVesVulg1.1, whole genome shotgun sequence:
ttttcttttcatttgtttattCGTTCAATACGGAGCGCAATAAAGTCAGCTTTAAACGgatcttttaattatactatttacattattcatatatttaaatatcattcctaataaatcgttttgtatacatatacattcataGGTCATTTCGATACTTGActaatttagaaattattagcATATAACAATTTGTCAAATATTATCATTccattgttatcgttattattattattattaaattcaattaatattactattatcattatcaattatcattactcataataatatcataattaaaattattatatatatatatattatatatctcattTTGACGCAAGGTACCTAAGTTGGATGCttccacttttcttttctttcccttttttctttctttctgtttttatttctttttttttgttttacatttcttctcttttaacttttctctttaattttcgcctttaatttctcatttttaatcATGAAAGTATAAAGATCGTATTTGTAAAATCATTTGCCAACCTTTTTCGAGAATAAATCGGACACGTTCAATATAAACGAGGCATGgcaaatgtaataataataacaacaacaacaataataataataataataataagaataataataatgataatactaatactaataataataataatactaataataataatagtaataataataataataataataataataataataataataataataataataataataataataataataataataataataataatagtagtagtagtaatagtaatagtagtgataataataataataatgataataataatggaagaaaaaagaaaagaaaagaaaagaagaagaaatatacgtGGGTGTCTCGGATTTTCGCCAAAAGTCTGAGCGTTTTACAATGTAAATTAGCtgcctctttctccttttcattcTCGTTACTCGGTACATATCGTATTCGTAAATGTGTgaacacatgtatgtataaatgtatgcatgtatgtgtgaATGAATGTATGTCTATATTAATGcggattaaaaaatgtatatgtatatatgtatgcacgtatgtatgcatgtatgtatgtatatatgtatgcatgcacgTATTTCTCGAGCtagtgtatgtatatcatttCTACATACGTGTAACGTGTAAATTGtacgcttttttctttattcttttttattctattttttttttctttttttctttttctattttttcccgTGTAAGGTAAAATGTATGTGtaacacttttttttatatgcgaTAATGAAGAatgcgatataataataacgttaatatGCGTAGACTCGGTCTTGAAATTTTACGCACGACGAGAGTAATAGccataatgaatgaaaattgtcgatataaaacaaaaaaaaaaaagaagaaaattctcaacgataaaaaacaatttctacttatttacattatttatgtcgctctatttctcttttctctctctttctctctctcactcgctcgTTCACTCTCATtcgttttctcattttttgttccttttgtttttaatacaGTATAATTATCGTCACCTTTTCGTTCAGCACACAATTTAAagcactctttctctctctctctctctctctctctctctctctctctctctctgttttatttttctttcgtcgatcATACAGAACAAATCTCAGCCCCTTTCATTTTATCCACCCCCACGTCATACTCGAGCACACTTTCTTCACGGTAAAcgtgtatttctttctttctttctttctttctttttctatccacGTATCTTTCAACGTCCAATGACAATTAGTGAAAATCGATGTACAATAGCGATTACCTATCGTGTGATCTTGTATCGTGAAATCGCGTTTTCGTTTGAAAGCACGTTAGAATTGACGCGGCAGTGTTGGTTAATCGGTGGCTTTAaagttaatataatacaacCTCATACCTTCGTCGTTGGAGCTGATGGAAAGAGACGGTGCATTTtcctatgtatatgtgtatatgtatgcacctGCGACACCGAAGCATATACCGCAAACGAGTcgaaacacacatacacatatacacacataatagtagaagatggaaaaggagaagggaaagagttaaagagatcgttcgatcgtgtCACGGAAAATAAATCAGAATGACGTAGACACCATTCTTTTccaactctctttttctctttccctctcactcttttctACCCTCAAAAAACCTTTTTTATTGCCGTTCTTTACTCTCCACCCTCGCtcctagagaaaaaaaaataaataaacgtgatCTCTGATCACGACGTTTCTTTCCATCATTGATCCGATATCGTGAAGTCGACGTACTTTTTATACCAATCgcttaatttttaaaaggaaatattgCGAATGTGAAATCATTGACTTTAATGAAAGAGACATgatttgataattataaactgtagagagaaagaaagattttaatagaaatcagagagaagaaaatatttctttttccaaattgTTCCAAGAAATTGGTTAtgatattggaaaaaaaaattttaatatatcaataatcgtaataaatcaCATAATATTATAGTGTATAATATCatacaatagaaaaaagaatcatatcCTTTGATACATCATTTATATACTATCGTTCAAATTGTGTCCTTTCAAATTTATCTCTCAAGTCGTTATATCCTTATAAAATACGTTTCCTAttgcataattaaaaaaaaaaaaaaaaaaaaaaaaaaaaaaataagaatactaAACAAACGTGATCCCTCGGTAGAAGTTTTATCTTTAACAATGATTTCGAGTTGACAAAAATTTGCTCGGTgacttctcctttttttttccttttccctttgtctcggcccttttttcttttttgttcatatcttttctttttttttgcttttttttatattttgtttcgtttcgtttttgttttgttaaatCTTCTTTTGTTATCTCAGGCACTCCGTCTATAAACCGCGATTAAAACACAACGCAAATATTACGCAATGTAACGAgtatctattataatattcgattaaaaataccGATTTGCGCCATTGTCAAAGGCATCGTATCTAAAGCACGTTATAAAGACTCTATTCTCGCCATGATTTTTCACGAATCCTTTCGAGAAAATAGCGCGCCCGAAATGATGTTtttcaaacatatatatatatatacatacatatatgtatatttatatatatacacatatatatttcttttaaaatcgaaaGGATCGTGAAAAGGAACATGGGAGTTCGCGACGAATCAAAGGAATCGTACGTGCGCGTGTGCCTCCGtttggattttctttctcttcattatcttctatcttcctcttctttcatcAATCTTCTGCTTCTTCGTAAAACCCACTTATCCGATATTCACAGCACATTAATAAGTGCACAACAGTACCAAAATTAGTCTCACtaaagtctctttctctttcttttcattctttcttaatatctctctctctctctctctctctttatctttttcttatctcattCATCGTTCCATTCTCTACgtaatatatctcgaacgaaaCACTTTTTAAATGAGGCACTTGCcctaatatatacatatacatatatatatatatatatatatatatatatatatatacacactcacTCCgacgaaatatcttttttttcataatcctCTTCTATTCattcctttatctctctctctctctctctctctctctttctctttctctttttcatcctctgtattttttctctttctctctctcgctttctatTGATCTATACATGAAAATTTGCCAACAATTAGTACAACGGAAGGCACGCCTCGTCTCGCGCGAATGCTCATTAGTAATGTCTCTTTACTACgcataacaattttatttaatttccatttttttcttatgtctgttctttttattcttcttttttcttctttcttctttcatcccttctctctctctctctctctctctctttctctccctctctttttcattttgtatttttatttaagcaCCTATACAAAACACACACAGGCCACTTCTACGAACACACAACAGTACTATATTCTGATCCATATCACATTAGTACAACAGTACATACCGAGAAACGACgataacgtatgtatgtagataaatacatatgtacgtctTTCTCATCCTACAGTTCAGTTTctagtatgtatgtagataaatacatacgtcCTTCTCATCCTCACAATTCAGTTCGAATGTTGTCCTTTGTCCTAGATTCCGTTCGCTGTCTTCTATcgagaaacagaaaatgagaaaggTACTCTCGACGTGGATCCCGTTTAATGGGATTGACGTCTATTCTTAAATGACgtcaaacgaacgaaccaacgacgagaagaagatgatCATTCGATAAGAGGGTGGTCAAacacggagagaaagagatagagagagggggagggaaagCGAGAGAtagggaaagggaaaaagagaaatagagagagagagagagagagaaagagagagaaaggagaacgaaTCGTCGAGAGTattagtttaaaaaaatagttcGTTATTCCCACGTTGTTGAGTCCTACGACGGAAGATCATTTCTcattcttcatcttcatcatcttcattGGAATTATCCCAGCTTCTTCAGGAAAGGAGACGTAGcatttcgttttcgttttcttcttcttcttcttcttcttcttcttcttcttcttcttcttctatttattattctcttcctttttcatatttcaaatttgAAGAAATCGAACCAACACGAAAAAATCACATCTCGCCGTAATCAGGTAACGTTGACACTACGTATCGTACGATAATTACACCTCAtagttatctatctatatatatatatatatatttatatacatatatgtatgtatgtatgtatgtatgtatgtatgtattttaacAATTCTTGCGATGTAAGATTTAAGATTTCACGCATacccacacatatatatacgtatatacgaatgtatatttattatatatcggtCTCGGAACATTCTCGTACTTTATGTCGATCTTCGTGGATCGACAGTTCATTTGTCACGTGGCACCTGATAGACCAGTCCCTGGCGAAAGAGCATAGAGTCATTGATGCTATTCCGTTTCCTTCGGCGATTAGTATGCCTGAAGAGACGAGTCTCAGCGTTGATCGACCTCGAATTAGTTCGAGAATTGCTCGGCTCCTGCTGGGACGCTGCCATGTATTTAACCATGTCGTTGAAGTTCGGTAAAAATTGAGGATTGAACAGTGATAAAATTCTCTCGTTGAGTTCGCGAGGATTTCGCGTTGGTACCATGTAATGGTCGCGTGGATTCGAGGGATCACTTGTTTGGGCGAGATCAAAAACGAAAGTTGAGTTGGTTGTCGCTGAGTTTCGACGTAGCTTGCGAAGGAGATCGTTCGAGTTGGTACTGATGGTTGTCATAGCGCTGCTACTACTGTTGCTACTGCTGTTACTGTCGCTACGTTTCCGAGGACAATTGTTAGGATTCGTGCTAATAACCGTTTCGATATAGTGCAACTCTTGgccctcttctcctcctcttccactCCGCAGTGGTCCACCTCTTGATTCTTGACGAGGTACGACACGATGATTGTGTGATTGTTGGTACGGATGATATCGCGCATCAAAGAGGTCTGTTGTTTCTTTCGATGAAGATAGGAGGAACTCGAGAGGAACCCACGGCTCGTTTTTGTTATCATAGGATTCGACGATGTCAGAGGAAATCGATGATCGTTGATTGGGAATGCAATAGCTTGCTAATTCTTCCTtgatgttctttctctcttccttccttctatcatttttctcCTCGTTGCAT
This genomic window contains:
- the LOC127070545 gene encoding uncharacterized protein DDB_G0283697-like, whose translation is GLSSQDPTDFGTSSSSFDLAESDDRNDDEEEEEDEEEEDDDDDNDGINVDYDEDDECNEEKNDRRKEERKNIKEELASYCIPNQRSSISSDIVESYDNKNEPWVPLEFLLSSSKETTDLFDARYHPYQQSHNHRVVPRQESRGGPLRSGRGGEEGQELHYIETVISTNPNNCPRKRSDSNSSSNSSSSAMTTISTNSNDLLRKLRRNSATTNSTFVFDLAQTSDPSNPRDHYMVPTRNPRELNERILSLFNPQFLPNFNDMVKYMAASQQEPSNSRTNSRSINAETRLFRHTNRRRKRNSINDSMLFRQGLVYQVPRDK